The following coding sequences lie in one Mycobacterium gordonae genomic window:
- a CDS encoding glutamate racemase, giving the protein MDTEACLGIIDWGIGGVGLVNQLDRLVPGLPILYWSDAGATPYGRMDSDELTDRLLRVVTALAERGATEVVLACNAASTVVARLGAAPVAVEGIIAHGLASVPEDLASVGVVGGQRTIDAGHYERGLARPGRVVLSRVAQPLSAHIEAGRTGSPQFTADLADIVAPLHRVAALVLACTHYPAARRWFAAALPEVLLIDPAEHLAAAVAYRYPEAAPGSRLAGKVFLTTGDPDAMRRNAARAWGTLLTTRAVRRRDRSALAS; this is encoded by the coding sequence ATGGACACCGAAGCCTGCCTGGGCATCATCGACTGGGGCATCGGCGGCGTGGGTCTGGTCAACCAGTTGGACCGGCTGGTGCCCGGTCTGCCGATCTTGTACTGGTCCGACGCCGGCGCCACCCCCTACGGCCGGATGGATTCCGACGAACTGACCGACCGCCTGCTGCGGGTCGTCACCGCCCTCGCCGAGCGCGGCGCGACGGAGGTGGTGCTGGCCTGTAACGCCGCCAGCACGGTGGTTGCCAGGCTGGGTGCGGCGCCGGTGGCCGTAGAGGGCATCATCGCCCACGGTCTGGCCTCGGTTCCCGAGGACCTCGCCTCCGTCGGCGTGGTGGGCGGACAGCGCACCATCGACGCGGGGCACTACGAACGGGGACTGGCCCGGCCGGGGCGGGTGGTGTTGTCGAGGGTGGCGCAACCGCTGTCGGCACACATCGAGGCCGGCCGTACCGGTTCGCCGCAGTTCACCGCGGACCTGGCCGATATCGTCGCCCCGCTGCACCGGGTGGCTGCGCTGGTGCTGGCCTGCACGCACTACCCGGCGGCGCGTCGCTGGTTCGCGGCCGCCCTGCCCGAGGTGCTGCTCATCGATCCGGCCGAGCACCTGGCCGCCGCGGTCGCCTACCGCTATCCGGAAGCAGCGCCGGGGTCGCGCCTCGCCGGGAAGGTGTTCCTCACCACGGGCGATCCGGATGCGATGCGCCGCAACGCCGCTCGGGCCTGGGGCACGCTGTTGACGACCCGCGCGGTGCGCCGCCGGGACCGCAGCGCCCTGGCGTCCTAG
- a CDS encoding universal stress protein gives MTTSKKEAKGLVVGVDGSSVSNAAVAWAARDAAMRNVPLTLVHMLSAYVPTFPQVPLAGGVAVWQEDDARQVLEEAAKIARESAGGPIEIATELKSSPPIPTLVELSGDAELVVLGSHGRGAVGRVLLGSVSSGVLRGAACPVAIVPGDDEPPADAPVVLGIDGSPASEVATAIAFDEASRRGVPLRAVHAWSDAEVLDIAGLDWPALEVEAQQILAERLAGWQERYPDVTVQRRVVCDRPAHELVDQSKSAQLVVIGSRGRGAIARMLLGSVSNAVVHSVHTPIIVARAAD, from the coding sequence ATGACGACCTCAAAGAAGGAAGCAAAGGGTCTCGTCGTCGGTGTCGACGGGTCATCCGTGTCCAATGCCGCGGTGGCCTGGGCCGCCCGCGATGCGGCCATGCGCAACGTCCCGCTGACGCTGGTCCACATGCTCAGCGCCTACGTGCCAACGTTTCCGCAGGTTCCGCTGGCCGGCGGCGTCGCGGTCTGGCAGGAAGACGATGCCCGGCAGGTGCTCGAGGAAGCGGCTAAGATCGCCCGCGAGTCGGCCGGCGGCCCCATCGAGATTGCGACCGAGCTGAAGTCTTCGCCGCCGATTCCGACGCTGGTGGAACTGTCCGGCGACGCCGAACTGGTCGTGCTGGGCAGCCACGGGCGCGGCGCGGTGGGTCGGGTGCTGCTGGGTTCGGTCAGTTCCGGCGTGCTGCGTGGCGCGGCCTGCCCGGTCGCCATCGTCCCCGGCGACGACGAGCCCCCGGCCGACGCCCCCGTCGTGCTGGGCATCGACGGCTCGCCGGCATCCGAGGTGGCGACGGCCATCGCGTTCGACGAGGCGTCACGTCGCGGCGTGCCGCTGCGCGCAGTACACGCGTGGAGCGACGCCGAGGTGCTCGACATTGCCGGCCTGGACTGGCCCGCGCTGGAGGTGGAGGCACAGCAGATCCTCGCCGAGCGCCTGGCCGGCTGGCAGGAACGCTATCCCGATGTGACCGTGCAGCGACGCGTGGTCTGTGACCGGCCGGCCCACGAACTGGTCGACCAGTCCAAGTCCGCGCAACTGGTGGTCATCGGCAGTCGTGGTCGCGGTGCCATCGCCAGGATGCTGCTGGGTTCGGTGAGCAACGCCGTCGTGCACTCGGTGCACACGCCCATCATCGTGGCCCGCGCGGCGGACTAG
- a CDS encoding acyl-CoA dehydrogenase family protein, with protein MTSTTEVGGQVVALARGMRDLVRAQAGESERIRTMTHAVVDEMWSSGLMTALSPGEAGGVEPSLAEMIDSWIEMAWQDGSFGWIGIANLPSRFAAATYLDDEGFAEVFTAHDNHVTVGGQFFPNGQGAAVDGGYRLSGSWSFGSGTGHSQYVAAGFFPMDNGEMRWVSEGIPDMQVALVPREEIEFNDGWYVQGLKGTGSYDYSAQDVFVPASRTFGLFDRRPYRGTSPAAHMGLMPVTAAGHASWALGVAKSMLDDVADLAATKYRMSDMASLASRPTFQKGLAHHLSAWRAARLLVLDAFGAAEAAVAAGEDLSPMLRADMRAAAVFATDTSRECAEWAHLVAGTSSIREGTRLERAFRDIYTGTQHAFISEKVAIDSAQIWLGVIEDQFGL; from the coding sequence ATGACGTCGACAACCGAGGTGGGTGGGCAGGTCGTTGCGCTGGCCCGCGGGATGCGTGATCTGGTGCGGGCGCAGGCCGGCGAATCCGAGCGGATACGCACCATGACCCACGCGGTGGTCGACGAGATGTGGTCGAGCGGGCTGATGACCGCGCTCAGCCCGGGCGAGGCCGGCGGCGTCGAGCCCTCGCTCGCCGAGATGATCGATAGCTGGATCGAAATGGCATGGCAGGACGGATCTTTCGGTTGGATCGGCATCGCCAACCTGCCGTCCAGGTTCGCCGCGGCCACCTATCTCGACGACGAGGGTTTCGCCGAGGTGTTCACCGCCCACGACAATCACGTCACCGTGGGAGGCCAGTTCTTTCCCAACGGCCAGGGCGCCGCCGTCGACGGTGGCTACCGGCTGAGTGGGTCGTGGAGCTTCGGCTCGGGCACCGGACATTCGCAGTACGTGGCGGCCGGCTTCTTTCCGATGGACAACGGTGAGATGCGCTGGGTCAGCGAGGGCATTCCGGACATGCAGGTGGCCCTGGTGCCGCGCGAGGAGATCGAGTTCAACGACGGCTGGTACGTGCAGGGCCTCAAGGGCACCGGGTCCTACGACTACAGCGCCCAGGATGTGTTCGTGCCCGCGAGCAGGACGTTCGGGCTGTTCGATCGCCGGCCCTACCGGGGAACGTCACCAGCCGCACACATGGGACTGATGCCGGTCACCGCCGCCGGTCACGCCTCGTGGGCGCTTGGGGTGGCCAAGAGCATGCTCGACGACGTGGCGGACCTGGCCGCGACGAAATACCGGATGAGCGACATGGCGTCACTGGCCAGCCGGCCGACTTTTCAGAAGGGGCTGGCGCATCATTTGTCGGCCTGGCGCGCGGCGCGGCTGCTGGTGCTGGACGCTTTCGGTGCCGCCGAGGCGGCGGTTGCCGCCGGCGAGGACCTGAGTCCAATGCTGCGGGCGGACATGCGGGCGGCTGCCGTATTCGCCACCGACACCTCGCGCGAATGCGCGGAATGGGCTCATCTGGTGGCGGGCACCAGTTCGATCCGCGAGGGCACCCGTCTGGAACGGGCCTTCCGCGACATCTATACCGGCACCCAGCACGCCTTCATCAGCGAGAAGGTAGCCATCGACTCGGCGCAGATCTGGCTCGGTGTCATCGAGGATCAGTTCGGGCTCTAG
- a CDS encoding DoxX family protein: MTIEPLVQRAPAQTAAYRLAAMLLGVGTLHFVAPKPFDDIIPAELPFSARFYTYASGVAEIVIGALLLPRSTRRPAAAAAAALFIGVYPGNINMVRLWWDKPWPMRILALARLPLQFPMITAAIKVYRNS, translated from the coding sequence ATGACCATCGAACCGCTCGTGCAGCGCGCCCCCGCTCAGACCGCGGCCTACCGCCTCGCGGCGATGTTGCTCGGCGTGGGCACCCTGCACTTCGTCGCGCCCAAGCCGTTCGACGACATCATCCCGGCCGAGTTGCCGTTCAGCGCGCGGTTCTACACCTACGCTTCCGGCGTGGCCGAGATCGTGATCGGCGCGCTGCTGCTGCCGCGTAGCACCCGGCGGCCCGCGGCTGCCGCGGCAGCCGCGCTGTTCATCGGTGTGTACCCCGGCAACATCAACATGGTGCGGCTGTGGTGGGACAAGCCGTGGCCGATGCGCATCCTGGCGCTGGCCCGCCTGCCGCTGCAATTTCCGATGATCACGGCGGCGATCAAGGTCTACCGCAACAGTTAG
- a CDS encoding SRPBCC family protein, translated as MVGIHVRRTIAAPVEKVFDWLADPANLRTAPLVLRSAWTKDTKGPGVGAVREVVGTGMWFREDITAYERPRSYSYLIVRSVPAFDHDGGTLTFTPSGTSSGECTDVDWLTDYTHPVFAGGRLMELVTRPLLRWNFLAILDACDKAVAS; from the coding sequence ATGGTCGGGATTCACGTGCGGCGAACGATCGCCGCACCCGTGGAGAAAGTCTTCGACTGGCTGGCCGATCCGGCCAATCTGCGCACGGCGCCGCTGGTTCTGCGGTCCGCATGGACGAAAGACACCAAGGGCCCCGGTGTCGGTGCCGTGCGCGAGGTGGTCGGGACCGGCATGTGGTTTCGGGAGGACATCACCGCCTACGAACGGCCGCGTAGCTACAGCTACCTGATCGTGCGCTCGGTTCCCGCATTCGATCACGACGGCGGCACCCTGACATTCACCCCATCCGGCACCTCGTCCGGGGAGTGCACCGACGTCGACTGGCTGACCGACTACACCCATCCCGTTTTCGCCGGAGGACGGCTGATGGAGCTGGTCACCCGACCGCTGCTGCGGTGGAACTTTCTCGCGATCTTGGACGCTTGCGACAAAGCGGTTGCGAGTTAG
- a CDS encoding SDR family NAD(P)-dependent oxidoreductase encodes MSADRAAGRTFVVTGAASGIGLATARRLLDEGATVIGADLAAPPDLGARFHFLPADVSEETAVAAIFAAVPDRLDGVVHSAGVAGGGPVHLLPQAEWDRVIRINLTATFLVAKSALARMIEQPRVAGERGSIVTLASVEGLEGTAGGSSYNAAKGGVVLLTKNIALDYGPSGIRANAICPGFIETPLAESVFGIPGMEGPRAAITREHALQRLGRPEEVAAMAAFLLSSDASFVSGQAIAVDGGYLAGRDHEVVRLFGLPD; translated from the coding sequence GTGAGCGCTGACCGCGCCGCGGGGCGCACGTTCGTTGTGACCGGCGCGGCGTCGGGCATCGGATTGGCGACCGCCCGGCGACTGCTGGACGAAGGGGCCACTGTCATCGGCGCCGACCTCGCCGCGCCGCCGGATCTAGGTGCGCGGTTTCATTTCTTGCCGGCCGACGTCAGCGAGGAGACCGCGGTGGCCGCGATCTTCGCGGCGGTGCCGGATCGGCTGGACGGGGTGGTTCATTCCGCCGGGGTGGCCGGTGGTGGTCCGGTGCATCTGCTTCCGCAAGCCGAGTGGGACCGGGTCATCAGGATCAACCTGACCGCCACGTTTCTGGTCGCCAAGAGTGCGTTGGCCAGGATGATCGAGCAGCCGCGGGTGGCCGGTGAGCGCGGCTCGATCGTGACGCTGGCGAGCGTTGAGGGCTTGGAAGGCACCGCGGGCGGCAGTTCCTACAACGCGGCCAAGGGCGGCGTTGTGCTGCTCACCAAGAACATTGCGCTCGACTACGGACCGAGCGGGATCCGGGCGAACGCGATTTGCCCGGGCTTCATCGAAACACCGCTCGCTGAAAGCGTTTTCGGCATCCCGGGGATGGAGGGGCCACGGGCCGCGATCACCCGGGAGCATGCTCTGCAACGGCTGGGGCGACCGGAGGAGGTGGCGGCGATGGCGGCGTTTCTGTTGTCCAGCGACGCCTCGTTCGTGTCGGGTCAGGCGATCGCGGTCGACGGCGGCTATCTGGCCGGCCGCGATCATGAGGTGGTCAGGCTGTTCGGGCTGCCCGACTGA
- a CDS encoding serine/threonine-protein kinase: MTGEMTTEYQRGREGAALSAPSRVLAGRYELGRVLGRGGMSEVREGWDLKLGRPVAIKLLQSGPGNGDGPDSRLRFATEARATAALSSSKIVIVHDVGEHHGLPFIVMERLPGVSLADHIARGPLPEPFVRTVLDAVLAALTSAHDAGILHRDVKPGNILFTAAGEAKLADFGIAKTAGGAHTMTGQVVGTMAYLSPDRLAGKPATPADDLYAVGVVGYEALAGRRPYPQQQFAALANAILHETPAPIAALRPDVRPELAAVFERAMARQPAQRFHQASAMREALSGPGRPPVRNRTLVMPAPAAGTSAYVPAQSEPTRPSRKLWAAALVAVLLLAIMLMALDAPFSAPPPSPAATTTPLPSPASTPETSPIASTPELAPAPPLAPPGKPGKKPKGGKGN; encoded by the coding sequence GTGACAGGAGAAATGACGACGGAGTATCAGCGCGGGCGTGAAGGGGCGGCGTTGTCGGCGCCGAGCCGCGTCCTCGCCGGCCGCTACGAACTGGGCCGGGTCCTGGGTCGCGGCGGCATGTCCGAGGTCCGCGAGGGCTGGGATCTCAAGCTGGGTCGGCCGGTGGCGATCAAGCTGCTCCAATCGGGTCCGGGCAACGGTGACGGGCCCGACAGCCGCCTGCGCTTCGCAACGGAGGCGCGGGCCACCGCGGCTCTGAGCAGTTCGAAGATCGTGATCGTCCACGATGTCGGCGAACACCACGGCCTGCCGTTCATCGTGATGGAGCGGCTGCCCGGAGTGTCGCTGGCCGACCACATCGCGCGCGGTCCGCTTCCGGAGCCGTTCGTCCGGACGGTGCTCGACGCCGTCCTGGCCGCGCTCACCTCGGCTCATGACGCCGGAATTCTGCACCGCGACGTCAAGCCGGGCAACATCCTGTTCACCGCCGCCGGCGAGGCCAAGCTCGCGGATTTCGGCATCGCCAAGACGGCCGGTGGCGCGCACACCATGACCGGACAGGTCGTCGGCACGATGGCCTACCTGAGCCCGGACCGGCTCGCCGGAAAGCCGGCGACGCCTGCCGACGATCTGTATGCCGTCGGCGTGGTGGGTTACGAGGCTCTGGCCGGCCGCCGGCCTTACCCTCAGCAGCAGTTCGCCGCCTTGGCGAACGCCATCTTGCACGAAACACCAGCCCCGATCGCCGCCCTGCGCCCCGATGTACGCCCGGAGCTTGCCGCGGTGTTCGAGCGGGCGATGGCGCGCCAGCCGGCTCAGCGGTTCCATCAGGCCAGCGCCATGCGCGAGGCGCTCAGCGGCCCCGGTCGCCCCCCGGTACGCAATCGCACGCTGGTGATGCCCGCGCCGGCGGCGGGCACCTCGGCGTACGTCCCGGCGCAATCCGAGCCGACCCGTCCAAGTCGCAAGTTGTGGGCTGCGGCGCTCGTTGCGGTGCTCCTGCTGGCGATCATGCTGATGGCTCTGGACGCGCCCTTCTCCGCACCGCCGCCGTCGCCGGCCGCCACGACGACGCCGCTGCCGTCGCCGGCCTCCACACCGGAAACCTCGCCGATCGCGAGCACGCCCGAACTCGCGCCGGCACCTCCGTTGGCGCCGCCGGGCAAACCCGGCAAAAAGCCCAAGGGCGGAAAAGGCAACTGA
- a CDS encoding bleomycin resistance protein — MQFTSAAAIVPVLDLDAALNRYRRLGFEARGYAGPERYGFVDRGAVQLHLTEWAEHDPLSTSSSVYFYVSDADALHAEWKALADLGGRLHPPHDTPYGLREFAYVDPDGTLHRVGSPR, encoded by the coding sequence ATCCAATTCACCTCGGCGGCAGCCATCGTGCCCGTGCTGGATCTCGACGCGGCGCTCAACCGCTACCGTCGGCTTGGATTCGAGGCCCGCGGCTATGCGGGGCCCGAACGTTACGGCTTCGTCGACCGCGGGGCGGTCCAGTTGCATCTCACCGAATGGGCCGAGCACGACCCGCTGAGCACCTCGTCGAGCGTGTACTTCTACGTCAGCGACGCCGACGCCCTCCACGCGGAATGGAAGGCCCTGGCAGATCTCGGCGGTCGGCTGCACCCGCCGCATGACACGCCTTACGGGCTAAGGGAATTCGCTTATGTCGACCCGGACGGCACCCTGCACCGGGTCGGCTCGCCGCGCTAA
- a CDS encoding methyltransferase domain-containing protein has protein sequence MSEIAHRLSAPTGDLLAELRPLLDALAAIAGGGVPEPELLARAAAAQPTLSALAGDPREGEPYSRSILRVDDQVEIMLARWRPGHGCAPHDHGGAGGFVVAIEGTFDERRFGWRGTRLSVTEQHVRQPGTAMAIAPEVIHDMAAPSGGMSLHVYGPPPAGMRVFDLARAEVLELVGNYGAWIPSGEHPRTPFAAVAPQAPVIWVAHTTRYRGGSAEFAVAAATMGRELAAAHPDAEVVVSGVHRKADFAAELARFASSGRVISQLHLISHSGMYGPMFGSTDWPEQFSPHEWQDMTIPFAPDGRAYFHACRTARWFTPFFADVFGVATFGNHNYTTVSARKDRFAWAGRRPTARPSLYLIAAPGRKSHGWAGSMRKYLGCAAEPMVHSAPAGAQQERSYDRVADLYDRAYADIRVRQAEWEWVAARLAATHAELGRRVRVLEIGCGNGALLRALDDNGDIDFAVGVDSSAGMLARARERNRDRSRLRFGKVNGPTLDVPDNHVDVVISFLSFRYLDWDPVMAEIRRVLAPGGRLWVVDMVEQPMRVRDLPILARSAVAHLRNRRERPAFVHDLATLTNHPEWRTMLQHNPIRAEHEYRWYFGSRFPGAGLQTLTASRSARVVAFDSGPLAKGQTAPLSYP, from the coding sequence ATGTCCGAGATTGCGCACCGACTGTCCGCTCCCACCGGCGACCTGCTGGCAGAGCTCAGACCGCTGCTCGACGCATTGGCAGCCATCGCGGGCGGCGGGGTTCCGGAACCGGAGTTGCTGGCCCGCGCCGCCGCAGCCCAGCCGACGTTGTCGGCACTCGCGGGTGATCCACGCGAAGGTGAGCCGTATTCGCGTTCGATCCTGCGGGTCGACGATCAGGTGGAGATCATGCTGGCCCGCTGGCGCCCCGGGCACGGCTGTGCCCCGCATGACCACGGCGGCGCGGGCGGCTTCGTCGTTGCAATCGAGGGCACGTTCGACGAACGCCGGTTCGGCTGGCGCGGAACGCGGTTGTCCGTCACCGAACAGCATGTGCGCCAACCGGGTACGGCCATGGCGATCGCGCCGGAGGTGATTCACGACATGGCCGCCCCGTCGGGCGGGATGTCGCTGCATGTCTACGGTCCGCCACCGGCCGGCATGCGGGTCTTCGACCTGGCCCGGGCCGAGGTACTAGAACTCGTCGGCAACTACGGCGCCTGGATCCCATCGGGTGAGCACCCGCGGACCCCGTTCGCCGCTGTCGCGCCGCAGGCGCCCGTGATCTGGGTGGCCCACACCACCCGGTATCGCGGCGGTTCGGCCGAATTCGCAGTCGCCGCGGCGACCATGGGCCGCGAATTGGCAGCCGCACACCCCGACGCGGAGGTGGTCGTCTCCGGCGTGCACCGCAAGGCCGACTTCGCCGCCGAGCTGGCTCGCTTCGCATCGTCGGGCAGGGTGATCAGCCAGCTGCACCTGATCAGCCACTCCGGCATGTACGGACCGATGTTCGGCTCGACGGACTGGCCCGAGCAGTTCTCGCCGCACGAGTGGCAGGACATGACCATTCCGTTCGCGCCGGACGGAAGGGCCTATTTTCACGCCTGCCGAACGGCGCGCTGGTTCACACCGTTTTTCGCCGACGTGTTCGGCGTCGCCACCTTCGGCAACCACAACTACACCACCGTGTCCGCACGCAAGGACCGGTTTGCGTGGGCGGGCCGTCGACCGACGGCTCGCCCGAGCCTTTATCTGATCGCCGCGCCGGGCCGCAAATCGCACGGCTGGGCCGGCAGCATGCGCAAGTACCTGGGTTGCGCCGCCGAACCGATGGTGCACAGCGCTCCGGCCGGCGCGCAACAAGAGCGGTCCTACGACCGGGTCGCCGACCTCTACGACCGCGCCTACGCCGACATCCGCGTCCGCCAGGCCGAATGGGAGTGGGTGGCGGCCCGGCTGGCCGCCACCCACGCCGAACTCGGCCGCCGCGTGCGTGTGCTGGAAATCGGCTGCGGCAACGGCGCTTTGCTACGCGCCCTGGACGACAACGGCGACATCGACTTCGCCGTCGGAGTGGACAGTTCCGCCGGGATGCTGGCCCGGGCACGGGAACGCAACCGCGACCGGTCCCGGCTGCGATTCGGCAAGGTGAACGGCCCGACTCTAGACGTGCCGGACAACCATGTCGACGTGGTGATCTCGTTTCTGTCGTTCCGCTATCTGGACTGGGATCCGGTGATGGCCGAGATCCGGCGGGTCCTGGCCCCCGGCGGGCGGTTGTGGGTGGTCGACATGGTGGAGCAGCCGATGCGGGTACGGGATCTGCCCATACTGGCCCGATCGGCCGTCGCACACCTGCGCAACCGGCGCGAACGCCCTGCCTTCGTCCACGACCTGGCCACCCTGACCAATCATCCAGAATGGCGGACGATGCTGCAGCACAATCCGATTCGCGCCGAGCACGAGTACCGTTGGTATTTCGGCAGCCGCTTCCCCGGCGCCGGGCTGCAGACACTGACGGCTTCCAGGTCTGCCCGCGTGGTGGCCTTCGATTCCGGTCCACTGGCCAAGGGGCAAACCGCCCCGCTGTCCTACCCGTGA
- a CDS encoding cupin domain-containing protein yields the protein MFTQTSTHVASLINGEIVEESELGSIQRLTADNFPILQGMSIKRLVINPGAMRTPHWHANANELTYCVSGTALVSVLDTGSQFTSFVVRAGEMFHIDSGSLHHIENIGTEVCEFIITFRNERPEDFGLGAAFGAMTDAVLGNTYDLPASDFAAMRRSTTDRALAARTGAPDVPASAFFNDPHKFAVEAMTPPVGIAVGSARTARLQYWPALKDLSMYSLRIREDGMREPHWHPITAEMGYVNQGAARMTVMGPGGELDTWYLRRGDVYFIPRAYPHHIEVFDAPEMHFCIFFDQPTPGDIGYRASVSAYSREVLAATFDTHIDDLPDFPFTTADPLIVNRLNPLDAHAVGER from the coding sequence ATGTTCACGCAGACAAGCACACACGTCGCATCACTGATCAACGGCGAGATCGTGGAGGAGTCCGAACTCGGTTCGATCCAGCGGCTCACGGCCGACAACTTCCCCATCCTGCAGGGCATGTCGATCAAGCGGCTGGTGATCAACCCGGGCGCGATGCGGACACCGCACTGGCACGCCAACGCCAACGAACTCACCTACTGTGTCTCCGGCACCGCACTGGTGTCGGTGCTCGACACGGGCAGCCAGTTCACCTCGTTCGTGGTGCGCGCCGGCGAGATGTTCCACATCGACTCCGGTTCGCTGCACCACATCGAGAACATCGGCACCGAGGTGTGCGAATTCATCATCACCTTCCGCAACGAACGGCCCGAGGACTTCGGGCTGGGTGCCGCATTCGGCGCGATGACCGATGCGGTGCTGGGCAACACCTACGACTTGCCGGCCTCGGACTTCGCGGCGATGCGCCGCAGCACCACCGACCGCGCGCTGGCGGCCCGCACCGGGGCGCCCGACGTCCCCGCCTCGGCGTTCTTCAACGACCCGCACAAGTTCGCCGTCGAGGCGATGACGCCGCCGGTCGGCATCGCGGTCGGCTCGGCCAGGACCGCGCGGCTGCAATACTGGCCCGCGCTCAAGGACCTGTCGATGTACTCCCTGCGTATCCGCGAGGACGGGATGCGTGAACCGCACTGGCACCCGATCACCGCGGAGATGGGCTACGTCAACCAGGGCGCGGCGCGGATGACCGTGATGGGTCCGGGCGGGGAGTTGGACACCTGGTACCTGCGTCGGGGCGACGTGTACTTCATCCCCCGCGCCTACCCGCACCACATCGAGGTCTTCGACGCCCCGGAGATGCACTTCTGCATCTTCTTCGACCAGCCGACTCCGGGTGACATCGGTTACCGGGCATCGGTGAGCGCGTACTCGCGCGAAGTTCTCGCGGCCACCTTCGACACCCACATCGACGACCTCCCCGACTTCCCGTTCACCACGGCCGACCCGCTGATCGTCAACCGGCTCAACCCGCTCGACGCCCATGCCGTCGGGGAGCGGTGA